In Nonomuraea muscovyensis, one genomic interval encodes:
- the hisI gene encoding phosphoribosyl-AMP cyclohydrolase, protein MPLDSKIASRLKRNGDGLVPAIVQQHDTGEVLMLAWMDDEALHRTLTTGRATYWSRSRGEYWVKGDTSGHVQHVRAVALDCDGDTVLLKVDQVGAACHTGDRTCFDAAPLEVSVAP, encoded by the coding sequence ATGCCCCTGGATTCCAAGATCGCCTCGCGGCTGAAGCGCAACGGCGACGGGCTGGTGCCCGCGATCGTCCAGCAACACGACACGGGCGAGGTCCTCATGCTCGCCTGGATGGACGACGAGGCCCTGCATCGCACCCTCACCACCGGCCGGGCGACCTACTGGTCGCGCAGCCGGGGCGAATACTGGGTCAAGGGCGACACGTCCGGTCATGTGCAGCACGTCCGGGCCGTCGCGCTCGACTGCGACGGCGACACGGTGCTGCTCAAGGTCGACCAGGTGGGCGCTGCCTGCCACACCGGTGACCGCACCTGCTTCGACGCCGCCCCGCTGGAGGTGTCGGTCGCGCCATGA
- a CDS encoding STAS domain-containing protein, with amino-acid sequence MDVLEMTRRRHGEMVVVSIAGEVDADNAAKVRRCLGEAAATRGSRLVVDLSDLRFIDTTGLGVLVRLRAELSEREGTMALVAPDGQVLRRLRRTNLAPLFPIYDTLSQALA; translated from the coding sequence GTGGACGTGCTGGAGATGACGCGACGCAGGCACGGGGAGATGGTCGTCGTCAGCATCGCGGGCGAGGTCGACGCCGACAACGCGGCCAAGGTGCGCCGGTGCCTGGGCGAGGCCGCGGCGACGCGCGGCTCCCGGCTCGTCGTCGACCTGAGCGACCTGAGGTTCATCGACACGACGGGGCTCGGCGTGCTGGTGCGGCTGCGGGCCGAGCTGAGCGAGCGGGAGGGCACCATGGCCCTCGTCGCCCCCGACGGGCAGGTGCTCAGGCGGCTGCGCAGGACCAATCTGGCGCCGCTGTTCCCGATCTACGACACGCTCTCCCAGGCGCTCGCCTGA
- a CDS encoding MEDS domain-containing protein — protein MVHIAGPLLDPDLGDHVCLPFRGDDERMAAARAFTLNGLRRRAKVLIVTHTDTPEATRGWLAPLVPGFAAAEAAGRVTIMASADTHLSGGRLDAARVLRSLCAAGEEARQEGHHGVYALVDAAWGAHDAAAHTAFEAAANTLFGERWLAAVCQYDRGRFSREALERAAAVHPITPEQAPLRFATTCAPPGLRLSGAIDLTNRQAFASVLAPLEQEGAEVVIDARGLGFIDAGSAALLTATAVARRERRTIVVCDDAVARVLRLVRADEWLTVHRAGDV, from the coding sequence GTGGTTCACATCGCCGGGCCGCTGCTCGATCCGGATCTGGGCGATCACGTCTGCCTGCCGTTCCGTGGCGACGACGAGCGGATGGCCGCCGCCCGCGCGTTCACGCTGAACGGGCTGCGCCGCCGGGCCAAGGTCCTGATCGTCACGCACACCGACACGCCGGAGGCGACGCGGGGGTGGCTGGCACCGCTGGTGCCGGGGTTCGCGGCGGCGGAGGCGGCGGGGCGGGTCACGATCATGGCGAGCGCCGACACGCACCTCAGCGGCGGGCGGCTCGACGCGGCCCGGGTGCTGAGGTCGCTGTGCGCGGCGGGCGAGGAGGCCCGCCAGGAAGGGCACCACGGGGTCTACGCGCTGGTGGACGCGGCGTGGGGGGCGCACGACGCGGCGGCCCACACCGCGTTCGAGGCGGCCGCGAACACCCTGTTCGGCGAGCGGTGGCTGGCCGCGGTCTGCCAGTACGACCGGGGCCGCTTCTCCCGTGAGGCGCTGGAGCGGGCGGCCGCCGTCCACCCGATCACGCCGGAGCAGGCGCCGCTGCGGTTCGCCACCACGTGCGCGCCGCCCGGGCTGCGGCTGTCGGGCGCCATCGACCTGACCAACCGGCAGGCGTTCGCCTCGGTGCTGGCGCCGCTGGAGCAGGAGGGCGCCGAGGTCGTCATCGACGCGCGGGGGCTCGGGTTCATCGACGCCGGGTCGGCCGCGCTGCTCACGGCGACCGCCGTGGCCCGCAGGGAGCGACGCACCATCGTGGTCTGCGACGACGCGGTCGCCCGGGTGCTGCGCCTGGTGCGGGCGGACGAGTGGCTGACCGTCCACCGGGCCGGCGATGTGTAG
- a CDS encoding ATP-binding protein, which translates to MCRRALVADFARGRITVLRRAVTTYAAGMGLTGRRLEDFVLAVNEITTNAVLHGGGRGRLRLWARDGRLWCEVTDEGPGLPPGWMGSARTPSRYDPGGRGLWLTRMLCDHVTIVSTPGGTSVTFSAGTR; encoded by the coding sequence ATGTGTAGGCGGGCGCTCGTCGCCGACTTCGCGCGGGGCCGCATCACCGTCCTGCGCAGGGCCGTCACGACGTACGCGGCGGGCATGGGGCTGACCGGGCGGAGGCTGGAGGACTTCGTGCTGGCCGTCAACGAGATCACCACGAACGCGGTGCTGCACGGTGGCGGCCGGGGGCGGCTGCGGCTGTGGGCGCGCGACGGCCGGCTGTGGTGCGAGGTCACCGACGAGGGGCCGGGGCTGCCGCCGGGGTGGATGGGGTCGGCGCGGACGCCGTCGCGGTACGACCCGGGCGGCAGGGGGCTGTGGCTGACCCGCATGCTGTGCGACCACGTGACGATCGTCTCGACGCCCGGCGGCACCAGCGTGACGTTCTCGGCCGGCACGCGCTGA
- a CDS encoding ABC transporter ATP-binding protein yields MSVISGGIGRNAERSALATVRHGLSLTPEFRKGLAGTLALAVVATTGKIIVPIAVQQTIDTGLGGGGADVSYITTAVLVCAAAVVLTAIAGYVMNVRLYKATESSLASLRVRGFRHVHDLSVLTQNTERRGALVSRVTNDVDQISTFMQWGGLMIIVAAGQLLVASVLMLVYSWQLTLLVWACFLPLMVALPRFQRWLSRAYTRVRERTGDMLSAVSESVVGATVIRAYASERRTAERVDAAVDANKAAQVRAQTIVGFVFPLTEIVAAVAISGIVLLGVRLGLSGDISEGRLVAFLFLVTLFVSPLQTATEVLNEAQNAVAGWRRILGVLDTPPDVADPGPDGVELPRGPISVAFENVHFAYPGGAPVLREVSLEIPPRSRVAIVGETGSGKTTFAKLLTRLMDPASGRVTVDGHDLRQVRFSSLRERIVMVPQDGFLFDGTLEENIRYGRPAATREEIALAMTELGLADWVEGLPAGLDTPVGQRGESLSAGERQLVALARAYLADPDLLLLDEATSAVDPATEVRLARALEGVTRGRTAVSIAHRLSTAENSDEVLVFDGGRLVQRGPHAELVRQPGVYADLHASWVSAARS; encoded by the coding sequence GTGAGCGTCATCTCGGGCGGCATCGGCCGCAACGCCGAACGGTCGGCCCTGGCCACCGTCCGGCACGGCCTGTCGCTCACGCCGGAGTTCCGCAAGGGTCTCGCCGGCACGCTCGCGCTGGCCGTCGTCGCCACGACCGGAAAGATCATCGTGCCGATCGCGGTGCAGCAGACCATCGACACCGGTCTGGGGGGCGGCGGCGCCGACGTCTCGTACATCACCACGGCCGTCCTGGTGTGCGCGGCTGCGGTGGTGCTGACGGCGATCGCCGGCTACGTCATGAACGTCCGCCTCTACAAGGCGACCGAGTCGTCCCTCGCCTCGCTGCGCGTGCGCGGCTTCCGCCACGTGCACGACCTGTCGGTGCTCACCCAGAACACCGAACGGCGCGGCGCCCTGGTCTCGCGCGTCACCAACGACGTCGACCAGATCAGCACGTTCATGCAGTGGGGCGGGCTGATGATCATCGTGGCCGCCGGCCAGCTCCTCGTGGCCAGCGTTCTCATGCTCGTCTACTCCTGGCAGCTCACGCTGCTGGTGTGGGCGTGCTTCCTGCCGCTCATGGTCGCGCTGCCGCGCTTCCAGCGCTGGCTGTCGCGGGCCTACACGCGGGTGCGCGAGCGCACCGGCGACATGCTGTCGGCCGTCAGCGAGTCGGTCGTGGGCGCGACCGTCATCCGGGCGTACGCCTCCGAGCGGCGCACCGCCGAGCGCGTCGACGCCGCCGTGGACGCCAACAAGGCGGCCCAGGTCCGGGCGCAGACCATCGTGGGGTTCGTCTTCCCGCTCACCGAGATCGTGGCCGCGGTCGCCATCTCCGGCATCGTGCTGCTGGGCGTGCGGCTGGGCCTGTCGGGCGACATCAGCGAAGGCCGCCTCGTGGCGTTCCTCTTCCTCGTCACGCTGTTCGTCTCGCCGCTGCAGACCGCCACCGAGGTGCTGAACGAGGCCCAGAACGCCGTCGCCGGCTGGCGGCGCATCCTCGGCGTCCTCGACACCCCGCCCGACGTGGCCGACCCCGGCCCCGACGGTGTGGAGCTGCCACGCGGCCCGATCTCCGTGGCGTTCGAGAACGTCCACTTCGCCTACCCTGGCGGCGCGCCCGTGCTGCGCGAGGTGTCCCTGGAGATCCCGCCGCGCTCGCGCGTCGCGATCGTGGGGGAGACCGGGTCCGGCAAGACGACGTTCGCCAAGCTGCTCACCCGGCTCATGGACCCCGCCTCGGGCCGGGTCACCGTCGACGGGCACGACCTGCGCCAGGTGCGCTTCTCCTCGCTGCGCGAACGCATCGTGATGGTGCCGCAGGACGGCTTCCTGTTCGACGGCACGCTGGAGGAGAACATCCGGTACGGCCGGCCGGCCGCCACCCGCGAGGAGATCGCGCTCGCGATGACCGAGCTGGGCCTGGCCGACTGGGTGGAGGGCCTGCCCGCCGGGCTCGACACGCCGGTGGGGCAGCGCGGCGAGTCGCTGTCGGCGGGGGAGCGGCAGCTCGTCGCGCTGGCCCGCGCCTACCTGGCCGACCCGGACCTGCTGCTGCTCGACGAGGCGACCTCCGCCGTCGACCCGGCCACGGAGGTCCGGCTCGCGCGGGCCCTGGAGGGCGTCACGCGCGGACGCACCGCCGTCTCCATCGCCCACCGGCTGTCCACGGCGGAGAACTCCGACGAGGTGCTGGTGTTCGACGGCGGACGGCTCGTCCAGCGCGGGCCGCACGCGGAGCTCGTGCGGCAGCCGGGCGTCTACGCCGACCTGCACGCCTCCTGGGTGTCGGCCGCCCGCTCCTGA
- a CDS encoding ABC transporter ATP-binding protein, translating into MRQGLRVLGVAIRAEKAVFTSAVLASAVYGGMTVGSAWAIGWATENVVLPAFRQGDVSAGALRTAVLFIVGAALLKAVGVAGRRILAGLMQYRMQARSRRDVTKQYLRLPLAWHHRHPTGQLLSNASSDAEAAWAPLAPLPMAVGVVVMLVTAAVAMLVTDPVLALVGFLIFPAIAVLNLVYQRRLSPLATRAQQLRAEVSEIAHESFDGALVVKTLGREALEAERFQRRAHELRDANIAVGRVRGLFDPMLEALPTLGVLAVLAVGSVRLTSGSIDAGELVQVAYLFTLLAFPIRALGWVLAELPRSVVGWERVRAVLEAEGSMEYGGTRVPDTTAPARLEVEGVSYSYGSGDVLHEVGFDVPAGRTVALVGPTGSGKSTLVQLLARLVDPDSGRVLLDGVDLRELPYGGVAESVALVPQQTFLFDDTVRGNIALGLETGDEDVWAALRLAQADGFVARLPDGLATRVGERGATLSGGQRQRLALARAVVRRPRLLVLDDATSSVDPQVEARILHGLRDAAQASTVVVVAYRLATIALADEVVYLERGRIEDHGTHAELLERCPGYRNLVTAYEREEAERAALAAEAEQDAEEEEGVSA; encoded by the coding sequence ATGCGTCAGGGGCTCCGCGTTCTCGGAGTCGCCATTCGCGCGGAGAAGGCGGTGTTCACGTCGGCCGTCCTGGCCAGCGCGGTCTACGGCGGCATGACCGTCGGATCGGCATGGGCCATCGGCTGGGCCACCGAGAACGTCGTGCTGCCCGCCTTCCGCCAGGGCGACGTCAGCGCGGGCGCGCTGCGGACGGCCGTCCTGTTCATCGTGGGTGCCGCGCTGCTGAAGGCCGTCGGCGTCGCCGGGCGGCGCATCCTCGCCGGTCTCATGCAATATCGCATGCAGGCCCGTTCGCGGCGTGACGTCACCAAGCAGTACCTCCGGCTCCCGCTCGCCTGGCACCACCGCCACCCGACCGGGCAACTGCTGTCCAACGCCAGCTCCGACGCCGAGGCCGCCTGGGCGCCGCTCGCGCCCCTGCCGATGGCTGTCGGCGTGGTCGTCATGCTGGTGACTGCGGCCGTCGCGATGCTCGTCACCGACCCCGTGCTGGCCCTGGTCGGATTCCTGATCTTCCCGGCCATCGCCGTGCTCAACCTGGTCTACCAGCGCAGGCTCAGCCCGCTCGCCACCCGCGCCCAGCAGTTGCGGGCCGAGGTCAGCGAGATCGCGCACGAGAGCTTCGACGGCGCGCTCGTCGTCAAGACCCTCGGCCGCGAGGCGCTGGAGGCCGAGCGGTTCCAGCGCCGCGCCCACGAGCTGCGTGACGCCAACATCGCCGTCGGCCGGGTGCGCGGCCTGTTCGACCCGATGCTGGAGGCGCTGCCCACCCTCGGCGTTCTCGCCGTGCTGGCCGTCGGCTCGGTGCGCCTGACGTCCGGCTCCATCGACGCCGGCGAGCTGGTGCAGGTGGCCTACCTGTTCACGCTGCTCGCCTTCCCCATCCGGGCGCTCGGCTGGGTGCTGGCCGAACTTCCGCGCAGCGTCGTGGGCTGGGAGCGGGTACGCGCAGTGCTGGAGGCCGAGGGCTCCATGGAGTACGGCGGGACCCGCGTCCCCGACACCACCGCGCCCGCCCGGCTCGAGGTGGAGGGCGTGTCCTACTCCTACGGCTCCGGCGACGTGCTGCACGAGGTGGGCTTCGACGTGCCGGCGGGCCGCACGGTCGCCCTGGTCGGGCCGACCGGCTCCGGCAAGTCCACGCTCGTTCAGCTCCTCGCCCGGCTCGTCGACCCCGACTCCGGCCGGGTCCTCCTCGACGGGGTGGACCTGCGCGAGCTCCCGTACGGCGGCGTGGCCGAGTCGGTCGCGCTGGTGCCACAGCAGACGTTCCTGTTCGACGACACCGTGCGCGGCAACATCGCGCTCGGCCTGGAGACGGGCGACGAGGACGTGTGGGCGGCGCTGCGGCTCGCGCAGGCCGACGGGTTCGTCGCGAGGCTCCCCGACGGCCTCGCCACCCGTGTCGGCGAGCGCGGCGCGACCCTGTCGGGCGGTCAGCGCCAGCGCCTCGCGCTGGCCCGCGCGGTCGTGCGCCGGCCGCGCCTGCTCGTTCTCGACGACGCCACCTCCAGCGTGGACCCGCAGGTCGAGGCCAGGATCCTGCACGGCCTGCGCGACGCGGCCCAGGCGTCGACCGTGGTGGTCGTCGCCTACCGGCTGGCCACGATCGCCCTCGCCGACGAGGTCGTCTACCTCGAACGCGGCCGGATCGAGGACCACGGCACGCACGCGGAGCTGCTGGAGCGCTGCCCCGGCTACCGCAACCTGGTCACCGCCTACGAGCGCGAGGAGGCCGAGCGGGCCGCCCTCGCCGCCGAAGCGGAACAAGACGCCGAAGAGGAAGAAGGGGTCAGCGCGTGA
- a CDS encoding TIGR03085 family metal-binding protein: MTHARGERSALCDLFDRLGPDAPTLCAGWTTYDLAAHLVLRERRPDALPGIALRPLARHTTSVQEGLKARHPYPELVGLVRKPGGVYGLLPFLDEAVNTLELFVHHEDVRRAQPSWEPRELLEDFERLMWKRVSAGGRLMLRRSPVGVVLHRLGGGVALGGPQIGPKVEVTGKAGELLLFCFGRQSHARVELRGDPDAIERLRGARLGL; the protein is encoded by the coding sequence GTGACTCACGCTCGTGGCGAACGATCCGCCCTCTGTGATCTGTTCGACCGGCTCGGCCCCGACGCCCCGACCCTGTGCGCGGGGTGGACGACGTACGACCTGGCCGCCCACCTGGTGTTGCGTGAGCGCCGGCCCGACGCGCTGCCGGGCATCGCGCTCAGGCCGCTGGCCCGGCACACCACCTCGGTGCAGGAGGGGCTGAAGGCCCGCCACCCGTATCCCGAACTGGTCGGCCTCGTCCGCAAGCCGGGCGGGGTGTACGGGCTGCTGCCGTTCCTGGACGAGGCGGTCAACACGCTGGAGCTGTTCGTGCACCACGAGGACGTGCGCCGCGCGCAGCCCTCCTGGGAGCCGCGCGAGCTGCTGGAGGACTTCGAACGGCTCATGTGGAAGCGGGTGTCGGCCGGGGGGCGGCTGATGCTGCGGCGGTCGCCGGTGGGCGTGGTGCTGCACCGGCTGGGCGGCGGCGTGGCGCTCGGCGGGCCGCAGATCGGGCCGAAGGTGGAGGTCACCGGGAAGGCGGGCGAGCTGCTGCTGTTCTGCTTCGGGCGGCAGTCGCACGCCAGGGTGGAGCTGAGGGGCGACCCTGACGCGATCGAGCGTCTCAGAGGCGCCCGGCTGGGCCTCTGA
- a CDS encoding MerR family transcriptional regulator: MADLTRETGVPVPTIKYYLREGLLPPGRPIGRNQAEYSQAHVRRLRLVRALVAYGGLSIAVIRDLVRHLDDPDVSGGDLLGAAQLTVTARHDPPPGPGRDRAERIIDDFMARHGWHDLERHPSRQTMIGLVTSLTELGREDMLDVLDDYAVAAEQIAEADLRIVGELRDRERVLEIVVLGTQLGDTIITSLRRLAQAHVAQRIHGPSPSGQSPSGSSPSGPAPCGPFPSAGTWSG; this comes from the coding sequence ATGGCGGACCTGACGAGGGAGACGGGCGTCCCGGTCCCGACGATCAAGTACTACCTGCGGGAGGGGCTGCTGCCTCCCGGCCGGCCCATAGGCCGCAACCAGGCCGAATACAGTCAGGCACACGTCCGCAGGCTCAGGCTCGTCCGCGCGCTCGTCGCGTACGGCGGCCTCAGCATCGCCGTCATCCGCGACCTGGTCCGGCACCTGGACGACCCGGATGTCAGCGGCGGCGACCTGCTGGGGGCCGCCCAGCTCACGGTCACCGCGCGGCACGACCCGCCACCGGGTCCCGGCAGGGACAGGGCCGAGCGGATCATCGACGACTTCATGGCCCGCCACGGGTGGCACGACCTCGAACGGCATCCGTCGCGGCAGACCATGATCGGGCTGGTGACGAGCCTAACGGAGCTGGGCCGCGAGGACATGCTGGACGTACTGGACGACTACGCCGTGGCGGCCGAACAGATCGCCGAGGCCGACCTGCGGATCGTCGGCGAGCTGCGCGACCGCGAACGGGTGCTGGAGATCGTGGTGCTCGGCACCCAGCTCGGCGACACGATCATCACCTCGCTGCGCAGGCTGGCCCAGGCGCACGTCGCCCAACGCATCCACGGACCGTCGCCGAGCGGGCAGTCGCCGAGCGGGTCGTCCCCCAGCGGACCGGCCCCGTGTGGGCCGTTCCCGAGCGCGGGGACCTGGTCCGGTTGA
- a CDS encoding ABA4-like family protein, with the protein MSTETLFDLSFYLAAPFWALMILTPTRSVTRRVAASPLIVLPTLAVNLVLLVPLIADFWPVVTRPSLAGLQTLVASPAALAAFWAQIIAWDLFLGRWMYLDSRRRGVHPLLMAPIMVLTILLSPIGLPIYLLARLPYPEKPGASPESSAVQARTMA; encoded by the coding sequence ATGAGCACCGAGACCCTGTTCGACCTGAGCTTCTACCTCGCCGCCCCGTTCTGGGCGCTGATGATCCTCACCCCCACCCGGTCCGTCACCCGCAGGGTGGCCGCCTCCCCGCTCATCGTGCTGCCCACCCTGGCCGTCAACCTCGTCCTGCTGGTCCCGTTGATCGCCGACTTCTGGCCGGTGGTCACCAGACCCTCCCTGGCCGGACTCCAGACGCTGGTCGCGAGCCCGGCGGCGCTGGCCGCGTTCTGGGCGCAGATCATCGCCTGGGACCTGTTCCTCGGCCGGTGGATGTACCTCGACAGCAGGCGGCGCGGCGTCCACCCCCTGCTCATGGCCCCGATCATGGTGCTGACGATCCTGCTCTCGCCAATCGGGCTGCCGATCTACCTCCTCGCCCGCCTGCCATACCCGGAGAAACCGGGCGCGTCTCCCGAGTCAAGCGCGGTTCAAGCCCGTACCATGGCATAG
- a CDS encoding glutamine synthetase family protein, which produces MTDRQSVTRPHQPDPHVRRILERAELEGVELIRFLYADHGGVIRGKAVSRSRLAERLTTGIGHTVAMMAMNMLDQLQPVEHLGPVGEVRIVPDPTTYIPLPHAPGAAAMLSDLRRLDGSPWDACPRTFLKDAVAALAAEGYTMVAAFEPEFTLGRRLPDHAGGPDRLVPLDDTLCYAGTGFDTAHDYTIALVKALESQGLRVEHYHPELGHGQQELSIRHAPALRAADNHVLYRETVRGVAMRMALWATLAPKPLADQAGNGTHLHMSLWDETGNIFARDGGVLESFVAGLLAHLPALTAITCGSVNGFRRLAPRSWAGAYAVHGLDNREAAVRICSPLGETGEPNVELKPSDSTANPYLALGAVIHAGLDGIRRRLEPGEAVDVDPDTRPGRYPKLPATLDEALDALEADELLMEALGPLRRAAYLAVKRSEAAAFAGMDARYELFHHLRVF; this is translated from the coding sequence ATGACCGATCGTCAGAGTGTCACCCGGCCACACCAGCCTGACCCCCACGTCCGGCGCATCCTGGAACGGGCCGAGCTCGAAGGCGTCGAGCTCATCCGCTTCCTCTACGCCGACCACGGGGGCGTGATCCGCGGCAAGGCGGTATCCCGGTCCAGGCTGGCCGAACGCCTCACCACGGGCATCGGGCACACGGTGGCCATGATGGCGATGAACATGCTCGACCAGCTCCAACCGGTCGAGCACCTGGGTCCGGTGGGCGAGGTTCGCATCGTCCCCGACCCCACGACCTACATCCCGCTCCCCCACGCACCGGGAGCCGCGGCGATGCTGTCCGATCTGCGGCGGCTCGACGGCTCCCCCTGGGACGCCTGTCCGCGCACCTTCCTCAAGGACGCCGTCGCCGCACTCGCGGCCGAGGGCTACACGATGGTGGCGGCGTTCGAGCCGGAGTTCACGCTCGGACGGCGTCTGCCCGACCACGCGGGCGGCCCGGACCGGCTGGTGCCGCTCGACGACACCCTCTGCTACGCCGGCACCGGGTTCGACACCGCCCACGACTACACGATCGCCCTCGTCAAGGCCCTGGAGAGCCAAGGACTGCGGGTCGAGCACTACCACCCCGAGCTGGGCCATGGCCAGCAGGAGCTGTCGATACGCCACGCGCCCGCGCTGCGTGCCGCCGACAACCACGTCCTCTACCGCGAGACCGTGCGCGGCGTGGCCATGCGCATGGCGCTGTGGGCCACGCTGGCCCCCAAGCCGCTGGCCGACCAGGCGGGCAACGGCACCCACCTGCACATGTCGCTGTGGGACGAGACGGGCAACATCTTCGCCCGCGACGGCGGGGTGCTGGAGAGCTTCGTCGCCGGGCTGCTCGCCCACCTGCCCGCGCTGACCGCCATCACCTGCGGCAGCGTCAACGGCTTCCGGCGGCTCGCCCCCCGTTCCTGGGCCGGCGCGTACGCCGTGCACGGCCTCGACAACCGGGAGGCGGCCGTGCGCATCTGCTCACCGCTGGGCGAGACCGGCGAACCGAACGTGGAGCTCAAACCCTCCGACTCCACGGCCAACCCCTACCTCGCGCTCGGCGCGGTCATCCACGCCGGCCTCGACGGCATCCGCCGCCGGCTGGAGCCGGGCGAGGCCGTCGACGTCGACCCCGACACCCGGCCCGGCCGCTACCCGAAGCTGCCGGCCACGCTGGACGAGGCGCTCGACGCGCTGGAGGCCGACGAGCTGCTCATGGAGGCGCTGGGCCCGCTGCGGCGTGCCGCCTACCTGGCCGTCAAGCGGTCAGAGGCGGCGGCGTTCGCCGGCATGGACGCCAGGTACGAGCTCTTCCACCACCTGCGCGTCTTCTGA
- the hisF gene encoding imidazole glycerol phosphate synthase subunit HisF, whose protein sequence is MTVAVRVIPCLDVDAGRVVKGVNFANLRDAGDPVELARRYDAEGADELTFLDITASSGERETMLDVVRRTAEQVFIPLTVGGGIRSVEDVDRLLRAGADKVSLNTAAIARPELLTEASQRFGAQCVVLSLDARRAPGTPSGFEVTTHGGRRGTGIDAVEWAARGEELGVGEILLNSMDGDGTREGYDLEMVRAVRAAVRVPVIASGGAGRLEDFPPAVAAGADAVLAASVFHFGTLKIADVKETLRQAGYPVR, encoded by the coding sequence ATGACGGTAGCCGTCAGGGTGATCCCCTGTCTGGACGTGGACGCGGGCCGTGTGGTCAAGGGCGTCAACTTCGCCAACCTGCGCGACGCGGGCGACCCCGTCGAGCTGGCCAGGCGCTACGACGCGGAAGGGGCCGACGAGCTGACCTTCCTCGACATCACCGCCTCCTCGGGCGAGCGCGAGACCATGCTCGACGTGGTGCGGCGCACGGCCGAGCAGGTGTTCATCCCGCTGACCGTGGGCGGCGGCATCCGCTCGGTCGAGGACGTCGACCGGCTGCTGCGGGCGGGCGCCGACAAGGTGTCGCTCAACACGGCGGCCATCGCCCGGCCGGAGCTGCTGACCGAGGCGTCGCAGCGGTTCGGCGCGCAGTGCGTGGTGCTGTCGCTGGACGCGCGCCGGGCGCCGGGCACGCCGAGCGGCTTCGAGGTGACGACCCACGGCGGGCGGCGCGGCACGGGCATCGACGCGGTGGAGTGGGCGGCGCGCGGCGAGGAGCTGGGCGTCGGGGAGATCCTGCTCAACTCGATGGACGGCGACGGCACGCGCGAGGGTTACGACCTGGAGATGGTGCGCGCGGTCCGGGCGGCGGTGCGGGTGCCGGTGATCGCCAGTGGCGGCGCGGGCCGGCTGGAGGACTTCCCGCCGGCGGTGGCGGCGGGCGCCGACGCGGTGCTGGCCGCGTCGGTGTTCCACTTCGGCACCCTGAAGATCGCCGATGTCAAGGAGACCCTCCGGCAGGCGGGCTACCCGGTCCGCTGA
- a CDS encoding Rid family hydrolase gives MSLGITGSRVFSGGIWEERYGYARAVVVGDRVIVSGCTATVDGEVRHVGDPYLQSVTAMGIAVEAVELGGLTREDVVMVRYYVVDQRHFDPVGQAIAEVFGHVRPACTGVRVAGLVDPRMLVEIEIEALRA, from the coding sequence ATGAGCTTGGGAATCACCGGTTCGCGGGTGTTTTCCGGCGGCATCTGGGAGGAACGCTACGGCTATGCCCGCGCGGTCGTCGTGGGCGACCGGGTCATCGTGTCGGGCTGCACCGCCACGGTCGACGGCGAGGTCCGCCACGTCGGAGACCCCTACCTGCAGAGCGTGACCGCGATGGGCATCGCCGTCGAGGCCGTCGAACTGGGCGGGCTGACGCGGGAGGACGTGGTCATGGTGCGCTACTACGTGGTGGACCAGCGCCATTTCGACCCGGTGGGGCAGGCCATCGCGGAGGTGTTCGGGCACGTCCGGCCGGCGTGCACGGGCGTACGGGTGGCCGGGCTGGTCGACCCGAGAATGCTGGTCGAGATCGAAATCGAGGCACTACGGGCATGA